A region from the Aegilops tauschii subsp. strangulata cultivar AL8/78 chromosome 5, Aet v6.0, whole genome shotgun sequence genome encodes:
- the LOC109761171 gene encoding uncharacterized protein, whose amino-acid sequence MWCELASMCAGDGTMERCACALCGAAADVHCEADAALLCAPCDAQVHGVNFLASRHRRTRVWRPMGVDVLSRTATTSRSCVSTADSATTAALRGRGTTPPARRRGARGEAVLEGWARRMGLEAGAAHRRAAAASRAIRVQVAAAAPRVPLRVAMAAALWSEVAAHGVHEPGEALRRLEACAHVPMRLLVEVAAVSTMGDARAKKRTAAVDADEDSWGECSIVSLDKTPSSPRHELLLFV is encoded by the coding sequence ATGTGGTGCGAGCTAGCTAGCATGTGTGCCGGCGACGGCACCATGGAGCGCTGCGCATGCGCGCTGTGTGGAGCGGCGGCGGACGTGCACTGCGAGGCCGACGCGGCGCTCCTCTGCGCGCCCTGCGACGCCCAGGTGCACGGCGTCAACTTCCTCGCGTCCCGCCACCGCCGCACGCGCGTTTGGCGGCCTATGGGCGTGGACGTCCTGTCCAGGACTGCTACGACATCGCGCTCCTGCGTGTCCACGGCCGACTCCGCGACGACGGCGGCGCTGCGCGGCAGGGGGACGACGCCGCCGGCCAGGAGGCGCGGCGCGCGGGGCGAGGCGGTGCTCGAGGGCTGGGCCAGGCGGATGGGCCTCGAGGCGGGGGCGGCGCACCGGCGTGCCGCGGCGGCTAGCCGCGCGATCCGGGTCcaggtcgccgcggcggcgccaCGGGTGCCGCTGCGCGTTGCGATGGCTGCGGCGCTCTGGTCCGAGGTGGCAGCTCACGGCGTCCACGAGCCCGGCGAAGCGCTCCGGCGCCTGGAGGCCTGCGCGCACGTGCCGATGAGGCTCCTCGTGGAGGTGGCAGCGGTGTCGACGATGGGGGACGCGCGCGCGAAGAAGAGGACGGCCGCAGTGGACGCCGACGAGGACAGCTGGGGCGAGTGCTCGATCGTGAGCCTGGACAAGACACCGTCTTCTCCAAGACACGAGCTTCTCTTGTTCGTTTAG